CCTGTGGCCCAATGGCGCaaggtgccaggcagcagcacagccaaggtAACCCCAGCGGGCACCCAGGGCATGGCAGCGCCCTGCGGCTCCTTGGCGCAGGGCGGGGACAGCCTCACCCCACAGCTCTTCCTCTGTAGGCCTCTGTGGGCTCCGGCAACCTTCTCCAGATGATGTACCAGGAGCCAGCACGATGGTCCTACACCTTCCAGACCTTCTCCTGCATCAGCAGGATGAAGATGATGCTGGAGCCACCTcctgagcagctccctggcacCCTCCACCCCGTGAGGGTCTTTGAGCGCTCAGTCTACAGCGATAGGTACCAGATCCCTTCCCCTGCCAAGAATCACAGGAGTGTGGAAAAGACAGGAgtgggaaaagaccctcaagatcatccagtccaaccatcaacccaacaccaccatagccaccgaaccatggccccaagcgccatggccacaggtttctggaacccctccggggatggggactcgaccacctccctgggcagcctgggcctggctttgagaatcctttcagtaaagaagcttcttctaaaCCTCCCACAGTGCAGCttaaggccattccctcttgtcctgtcccttgtttcTTGGTAGAAgtgcccaacccccacctggctccagcctcctctcaggagctggagagagcaatgaggtctccctcagcctccttttctccaggctgaacacccccagctccctcagctcctcctcccgagcactcttctccaaacccttccccagctttgttgcctttctctggccctgctccagccctcaatatccttctgggagtgaggagcccaaaactgagcccagcactcaagctgtggccccCCCACTGCCCAGCATATCCAGAGGGGGAAAGTGAAGGCATCAAACAGGACAGTAAGCACCTGCAGCACCCTGGTTGTGTCTCCTGGGAACCTCAGGCTGAGcagagtcaccagccctggtgGAGCCCTTGATGGGTAATTTGGGGCTTTgttaccccccaactaattaCAGCTGGTGGCTGCCCCATCCTCACTGGCATCAGGTTCTGGCTGGAAACCCCTTGGGCAGTGGGTGGGCTTGGGCATGGAGCTGCACTGGGTGACTGGGGGCCCCCTAACACTGCGCATCCTCAAATTAGGAATTTTAACCTTAATTAAACACCCACAGTCCTAATTGGTACAAAACCAGTGACAAAGGGGGCccggaagggtctggagaacaggtttggtgaggagaagctgagggaactgggggtgttcagtctggagaagaggaggctgaggggagaccttctggctctctgctcaaaggaggttggtgccttctccctaggaacaaggaATTGGTCTCAAGTTGGagcaagggaggttcaggttggacatgaggagcaatttcttcactggaagggttgtcaaggcctggcccaggcagcccaggaggtggtgaatccctatccctggaggtgttcaaaagacacagggatgtggtgcttgggggttTGGCTtatctgtggccatggcagaatcacagaaacattcaggttggacaagaccctcaggatcaccaagtccaacccagaaccatactctacaagggtcacccttaaaccacatccccaagcaccacatccaaaccaccttgaaacacctccagggttggtgactccaccacctccctgggcagctcattccaatccctgaccactcttgctgggaaaaatttttccctactgtccagtctaaagctacccagtcacagcttgaggcagttccctcttgttctgtcactaattacctgtgagtagagaccagcaccaacctctccacaacctcctttcaggtagttgtggagagcaatgagctctcccctctgcctcttcttttccaacctaaccatccccagccccttcagctgttcttcatcagatttattctccaggcccttcacagcttccttgccctcctctgccctggctccagcaccttcacatcTCTCtggtattgaggtgcccaaaactggacacaacactccaggtgtggcctccccagagctgagtcccaggggacaatcccctccctgctcctgctggacacagcattgctgatcccagccaggatgcctttggctcccttggccacctgggcactgctggctcctcttcagctgcttgtccatcaacacccccaggtccctttctgccagaaagctttccaaccacactgccccaagcctgcagcactgcttaggATTGTTGTGCCCCAAATGCATgccctggcccttggccttgttgaagctcatcccactaacactggccatggatccaacctATGCAAGTcctccctaccctggtgcagatccACACtgcacctaacttggtgtcagagtagggttgatggttggactcagccACCTTGTGAATGTCttcccaacctaaatgattccgTGAAGCCCCCTgggcatgggggggggggatgggttGGAGCCCCCATGGCCTTGGTGCCAGCTCTCTCCACCCCTCCCCAGGTACATCTTTGCCAAGAACCTCTCTGAGGCTGGGCACCTGCAGCCTCTGGAGTGGGCCATTTACCAGGACTGGCACGAGTTCCTGGTGCGCCAGCTGGGCACCCACCTTGCTCTCCATGGCTTCCTCTACCTTCGGGCCACACCTCAGGTGGGTGCTGTGAGACCCCCggtgccagcagggacagggatgtggCCAGCCCCACCTTCTCCAGTTGGGAAGGGGATGTGGCAGCTGGTGGACTCTGCACGGTGCCCAGCGAGCCCTGGGAGCTGTCAGAACGTTGGGGCTTTGGCATCACTTCTAGCCTGGAGGGGTGGGACCTGTCCCCATTCCCATGGGATACTCAGTGGGAGATTGGCTGTGGATCCTAGGGCAGactgtggggagggagaggtggATCCTAGAGTGGAATTTGGAGGATGGATCCTAGAGGGGACTTTGGAGAGGGAATGCTGGATCCTAGAGTGGAGTTTGGGAAGGGAGGGCTGGATCTTAGAGGGAATTTTGGAGAGGGAGTGCTGGATCCTAGAGCAGAGtttggagagggagggaaggctgcagcatcctcagggctgcccagtgcccagccatgctgcttctggggctgctctgctggccaccagTCCGTAACCTCCCTGCATTCCACTTCCCTCCCACCTCTCCCATTAACATCCTGGCTGTCCCCCATCCCATGAACCTCCCTTTCTCATCTCTCCCCTgaacctccctctcccccccctcccctgaacctccctctccccctcctccctgaaCCTTCTTCTCTGCCCCCCTCCCCTGAACCTTCTTCTCTGCCCCCCTCCCCTGAACCTCcatctccccccctcccctgaaCCTCcatctccccccctcccctgaaCCTCCATCCCCCCTCCCCGaacctccttctccccctctaacctccacctccatcttccccctctcccccttgaacctccatctccctcctctccccctcgaACCTCCATCTCCCCCTCgaacctccatctcctccccgaaccttccctctcctccccgaaccttccctctccccctcgaaccttccctctccccctcgaaccttccctctccccctcgaacctccctctccccctcaaacttccctctccccatctaacctccccctccccattgCTCCCGTCTCCCTGCCATGACTCCCCTGGGAGCAGAGGTGCCTGGAGCGGCTGCAGCGGAGGGCGCGGAGCGAGGAGGGTGGCGTCCAGCTGGgatacctgcagcagctccatgcccaGCACGAGCAGTGGCTGGTGGACAGGACCACAGAGTGAGTCCCAGCCTGGTGctcccccctgggcactgctgtgccaatccccctgccctgggggtTGGTCCTAgccccttctctccttcctgccttcagGGTCCACTTTGAGGAGGTGAAGCAGgcacctgtcctggtgctggaggtggagaaggactttgagcATGACGTGGCCATGCAGAGGGTCCTCATGGCACAGGTGGGCATGGCTGAGGTGGCACAGCTTGGTGGCATCCTGCTGCCAGGAACACAGCCTCCTGGCCTCCACCTCACCTTCATCTTCCCCTGGGAAAAATAATTCCCACACCCTTGGTCCACGCTGCTTTCaaccagcccagcacagccccagtgcCCTCCTAGTGCCATGTGAGCATTTTGCTAGCACCATCCCACTGCCAGCCCAGTTCCACCCTGCTGCTATTCCAGCACCATTCCAATGCCTTCCCAACACCATCCCCCTGCCATCCTGGTGCCATCCCAGGACTATCCTGGTGTGATCCCAGTGCCATCCTGCTACCATCCTGGTGCAATTCTGGTGGCATCCAAGCACCATCCTTGTGCCATCCTAATGCAATCCCAGCATTATCCTGGTGCCATACCAGCACTATCCCAGTACCATCCTGGT
The nucleotide sequence above comes from Indicator indicator isolate 239-I01 chromosome 38, UM_Iind_1.1, whole genome shotgun sequence. Encoded proteins:
- the DGUOK gene encoding deoxyguanosine kinase, mitochondrial: MTREGGSDGMGRGGSALRLALEGNIAVGKSTFLRLLGATFPQWHLVTEPVAQWRKVPGSSTAKASVGSGNLLQMMYQEPARWSYTFQTFSCISRMKMMLEPPPEQLPGTLHPVRVFERSVYSDRYIFAKNLSEAGHLQPLEWAIYQDWHEFLVRQLGTHLALHGFLYLRATPQRCLERLQRRARSEEGGVQLGYLQQLHAQHEQWLVDRTTEVHFEEVKQAPVLVLEVEKDFEHDVAMQRVLMAQVEAFVRSLQAKALPSDPSPR